In Macadamia integrifolia cultivar HAES 741 chromosome 12, SCU_Mint_v3, whole genome shotgun sequence, the following are encoded in one genomic region:
- the LOC122057424 gene encoding meiosis-specific protein ASY3 isoform X2, giving the protein MSIGVMADQTVKLRSGDGEEKKSSLSNTEKVTSNRGKMPDDRNKSGMVTAVEIKQAADPMHKVSPWTSTRSLHQETTTAKTDNFFAKETSVLRSANGTQKKFSKANGQMALHFYAKQTSILHSVNGVGKKLDSVTYGRALGNDGTTKRVEESAFAAALEVCVPDGGTEKGETDKTAKRSNEDLRMKLWEILGTAPSPNEQNPDTPAQTPKVGMDNLKPVSHLNQNGNNVVKPKPNSDTMQIESTPFPIEQIPVSQSQILEMGGKNSKKVGHLYQKGNKAVKLRQLSDTIETDTQSTNQTCRRPVTRSSTWKKAPAVVRLKLQHKVNYGGHASPSLNHRGKFQKNIFSFDDAEGWSTRLRGTVDGSSSMLRRKKDERNGSRLAPRKIYIPQKDNTDTVLQCIDRRKTPLPAKRMILHSRIEGSHVSSPQADSKDLRAADMRKISPPAEKDMSLPANDRTPPRSERMMSNGRMEGSKDTLCGAERRKTPPPVKRTMFHRNRLDASHNHLQDKTECLQSTDRTTALPAERTVPCTNGMENTHGYPPQNNRDSLQPKSGFLDDNLHCPPTRKKTNQQEKINSPPKALMNAQHQGGLRSPSSEKNDPKDDFHTSMFGIKPLLPARELINQDVCISAPAERRSMVEGCCSLRTLGASKRGSFALHERSESSHDTGELKKSSIRELLPTMGENGAESQLSQSSEEQDAASLEEDLPISKGCRPTDKWSPGRPEKPPAMIRANKRPRDQEGIKICEIGTTSTPLRGTEEKNNGVQGPSDQNYEDGLERTVALFALSLERFKSRVKSQTSKKCSQILASVAERIQLQLQNVESQILADVGKFTSLGKSKRKRLETRFEEQQERLKVIQDKFKEEVNQHLQDSKSTLEELEAYKMDLKGAAAKQKASHRKLLLQVEESIEAQLGEVERRITTIHKVARDKMLELKHVINESSKGVLN; this is encoded by the exons ATGTCCATTGGAGTTATGGCAGATCAAACTGTGAAACTGAGATCTGGAGATGGAGAGGAGAAAAAGTCTTCACTTTCAAATACAGAAAAAGTAACTTCAAATAGAGGAAAAATGCCAGACGACAGAAATAAGTCAGGAATGGTGACTGCTGTGGAAATAAAGCAAGCAGCCGATCCTATGCACAAGGTCTCCCCATGGACTAGTACCAGATCCTTGCATCAAGAAACAACAACTGCTAAGACAGATAACTTTTTTGCTAAAGAAACCTCAGTTTTACGGTCTGCCAATGGTACACAGAAAAAATTCAGCAAAGCAAATGGACAAATGGCACTTCATTTTTATGCAAAACAGACTTCAATTTTACATTCAGTCAATGGAGTGGGCAAGAAACTGGACAGTGTAACCTATGGGAGGGCATTGGGAAATGATGGAACCACAAAAAGGGTGGAAGAATCTGCATTTGCAGCAGCACTGGAAGTCTGTGTGCCGGATGGAGGAACAGAAAAGGGAGAAACAGATAAAACAGCAAAGAGAAGCAATGAAGATCTAAGAATGAAGCTTTGGGAGATATTAGGGACTGCTCCCTCACCAAATGAACAAAATCCAGATACTCCTGCTCAGACTCCTAAGGTGGGCATGGACAATTTGAAGCCGGTTAGTCATTTGAACCAAAATGGCAATAATGTTGTCAAGCCAAAACCCAACTCAGATACAATGCAGATAGAGTCCACGCCTTTTCCCATTGAGCAGATTCCAGTATCACAGTCCCAGATTCTTGAAATGGGTGGAAAGAATTCAAAGAAAGTTGGTCATTTGTACCAAAAGGGTAACAAAGCTGTGAAGCTAAGACAGCTGTCGGATACAATAGAAACTGATACTCAAAGCACCAATCAGACTTGCAGAAGACCAGTCACTCGTTCTTCAACTTGGAAAAAAGCTCCAGCTGTGGTGCGATTAAAGTTGCAGCACAAGGTTAACTATGGAGGACATGCATCACCTTCCTTGAACCATAGGGGTAAATTTCAAAAGaacattttctcttttgatGATGCAGAAGGATGGTCTACAAGATTGCGTGGGACTGTGGATGGCAGTTCCTCTATGCTTAGGAGGAAGAAGGATGAGAGAAATGGTAGTAGACTTGCACCACGGAAGATTTACATCCCCCAAAAGGATAACACAGATACGGTTCTGCAATGCATTGATAGGAGAAAAACACCACTGCCAGCAAAGAGGATGATTTTGCATTCTAGAATTGAAGGTTCTCATGTTTCGTCTCCGCAGGCTGACAGTAAGGATCTGCGAGCTGCTGACATGAGAAAAATATCACCTCCAGCTGAGAAAGACATGAGTCTGCCAGCCAATGATAGAACACCACCTAGATCAGAGAGGATGATGTCAAATGGTAGGATGGAAGGTTCTAAGGATACCCTGTGTGGCGCTGAGAGGAGAAAAACACCACCTCCGGTGAAGAGGACTATGTTTCATAGAAATCGACTGGATGCTTCGCATAATCATCTTCAGGATAAAACAGAATGTCTGCAAAGTACTGATAGGACAACAGCACTCCCAGCTGAGAGGACAGTGCCATGTACTAATGGCATGGAAAATACTCATGGTTACCCTCCTCAGAATAACAGAGACTCCCTTCAACCAAAGAGTGGATTCCTAGATGATAATCTCCATTGCCCCCCTACAAGGAAGAAGACAAATCAACAAGAAAAAATTAACAGTCCCCCAAAAGCACTAATGAATGCACAGCATCAAGGTGGTCTACGAAGCCCATCATCAGAGAAGAATGATCCAAAAGATGATTTTCACACTTCAATGTTTGGAATAAAACCACTGTTGCCAGCAAGGGAACTGATAAACCAGGATGTCTGCATCTCTGCACCAGCTGAGAGAAGATCTATGGTAGAAGGTTGCTGTAGCCTGAGGACTTTGGGGGCCTCAAAACGAGGTTCTTTTGCATTGCATGAGAGATCAGAATCCTCT CATGATACTGGGGAGCTTAAAAAGTCATCTATCAGGGAATTGCTTCCTACCATGGGAGAAAATGGTGCTGAATCTCAGCTTTCTCAGTCATCTGAGGAACAAGATGCTGCAAGCTTGGAAGAAGATTTGCCCATCAGTAAAG GTTGCAGGCCAACAGATAAATGGTCTCCAGGTAGGCCTGAAAAACCACCAGCCATGATTCGTGCAAATAAGAGACCTCGTGACCAGGAAGGAATTAAAATCTGCGAAATCGGCACCACCTCAACACCCCTGAGAG GGactgaagagaaaaataatgggGTCCAGGGACCTTCTGACCAAAACTATGAAGATGGCTTGGAGAG GACTGTTGCTCTTTTTGCTCTATCTTTAGAGAGATTTAAATCCAGAGTGAAGTCACAGACAAGCAAGAAATGCTCTCAGATCCTGGCATCTGTTGCTGAGCGGATACAGTTGCAACTACAGAATGTTGAGTCTCAGATTCTGGCAGACGT AGGGAAGTTCACAAGCCTTGGCAAGTCTAAGAGGAAACGCCTGGAAACAAGATTTGAAG AGCAACAAGAAAGACTGAAGGTAATACAGGACAAGTTCAAGGAAGAGGTTAACCAGCATCTCCAGGACTCAAAGAGCACACTTGAAGAGCTGGAAGCCTACAAGATGGACTTAAAAGGAGCTGCAGCAAAACAAA AGGCATCACATCGAAAGCTTCTCCTGCAAGTGGAAGAGTCAATAGAGGCCCAACTTGGTGAGGTTGAGAGGAGAATCACTACAATCCACAAG GTGGCGAGGGATAAGATGCTCGAACTGAAGCATGTGATTAATGAGAGTTCGAAAGGTGTTCTCAATTGA
- the LOC122057424 gene encoding meiosis-specific protein ASY3 isoform X1, whose protein sequence is MELDRRSNFQDDRRSNCRSFGSNNHPCSQSRKMSIGVMADQTVKLRSGDGEEKKSSLSNTEKVTSNRGKMPDDRNKSGMVTAVEIKQAADPMHKVSPWTSTRSLHQETTTAKTDNFFAKETSVLRSANGTQKKFSKANGQMALHFYAKQTSILHSVNGVGKKLDSVTYGRALGNDGTTKRVEESAFAAALEVCVPDGGTEKGETDKTAKRSNEDLRMKLWEILGTAPSPNEQNPDTPAQTPKVGMDNLKPVSHLNQNGNNVVKPKPNSDTMQIESTPFPIEQIPVSQSQILEMGGKNSKKVGHLYQKGNKAVKLRQLSDTIETDTQSTNQTCRRPVTRSSTWKKAPAVVRLKLQHKVNYGGHASPSLNHRGKFQKNIFSFDDAEGWSTRLRGTVDGSSSMLRRKKDERNGSRLAPRKIYIPQKDNTDTVLQCIDRRKTPLPAKRMILHSRIEGSHVSSPQADSKDLRAADMRKISPPAEKDMSLPANDRTPPRSERMMSNGRMEGSKDTLCGAERRKTPPPVKRTMFHRNRLDASHNHLQDKTECLQSTDRTTALPAERTVPCTNGMENTHGYPPQNNRDSLQPKSGFLDDNLHCPPTRKKTNQQEKINSPPKALMNAQHQGGLRSPSSEKNDPKDDFHTSMFGIKPLLPARELINQDVCISAPAERRSMVEGCCSLRTLGASKRGSFALHERSESSHDTGELKKSSIRELLPTMGENGAESQLSQSSEEQDAASLEEDLPISKGCRPTDKWSPGRPEKPPAMIRANKRPRDQEGIKICEIGTTSTPLRGTEEKNNGVQGPSDQNYEDGLERTVALFALSLERFKSRVKSQTSKKCSQILASVAERIQLQLQNVESQILADVGKFTSLGKSKRKRLETRFEEQQERLKVIQDKFKEEVNQHLQDSKSTLEELEAYKMDLKGAAAKQKASHRKLLLQVEESIEAQLGEVERRITTIHKVARDKMLELKHVINESSKGVLN, encoded by the exons ATGGAGCTTGATAGACGGTCAAATTTTCAAGAT GATCGAAGAAGCAACTGTCGGAGCTTTGGCAGCAACAATCATCCTTGTAGCCAGTCCAGAAAGATGTCCATTGGAGTTATGGCAGATCAAACTGTGAAACTGAGATCTGGAGATGGAGAGGAGAAAAAGTCTTCACTTTCAAATACAGAAAAAGTAACTTCAAATAGAGGAAAAATGCCAGACGACAGAAATAAGTCAGGAATGGTGACTGCTGTGGAAATAAAGCAAGCAGCCGATCCTATGCACAAGGTCTCCCCATGGACTAGTACCAGATCCTTGCATCAAGAAACAACAACTGCTAAGACAGATAACTTTTTTGCTAAAGAAACCTCAGTTTTACGGTCTGCCAATGGTACACAGAAAAAATTCAGCAAAGCAAATGGACAAATGGCACTTCATTTTTATGCAAAACAGACTTCAATTTTACATTCAGTCAATGGAGTGGGCAAGAAACTGGACAGTGTAACCTATGGGAGGGCATTGGGAAATGATGGAACCACAAAAAGGGTGGAAGAATCTGCATTTGCAGCAGCACTGGAAGTCTGTGTGCCGGATGGAGGAACAGAAAAGGGAGAAACAGATAAAACAGCAAAGAGAAGCAATGAAGATCTAAGAATGAAGCTTTGGGAGATATTAGGGACTGCTCCCTCACCAAATGAACAAAATCCAGATACTCCTGCTCAGACTCCTAAGGTGGGCATGGACAATTTGAAGCCGGTTAGTCATTTGAACCAAAATGGCAATAATGTTGTCAAGCCAAAACCCAACTCAGATACAATGCAGATAGAGTCCACGCCTTTTCCCATTGAGCAGATTCCAGTATCACAGTCCCAGATTCTTGAAATGGGTGGAAAGAATTCAAAGAAAGTTGGTCATTTGTACCAAAAGGGTAACAAAGCTGTGAAGCTAAGACAGCTGTCGGATACAATAGAAACTGATACTCAAAGCACCAATCAGACTTGCAGAAGACCAGTCACTCGTTCTTCAACTTGGAAAAAAGCTCCAGCTGTGGTGCGATTAAAGTTGCAGCACAAGGTTAACTATGGAGGACATGCATCACCTTCCTTGAACCATAGGGGTAAATTTCAAAAGaacattttctcttttgatGATGCAGAAGGATGGTCTACAAGATTGCGTGGGACTGTGGATGGCAGTTCCTCTATGCTTAGGAGGAAGAAGGATGAGAGAAATGGTAGTAGACTTGCACCACGGAAGATTTACATCCCCCAAAAGGATAACACAGATACGGTTCTGCAATGCATTGATAGGAGAAAAACACCACTGCCAGCAAAGAGGATGATTTTGCATTCTAGAATTGAAGGTTCTCATGTTTCGTCTCCGCAGGCTGACAGTAAGGATCTGCGAGCTGCTGACATGAGAAAAATATCACCTCCAGCTGAGAAAGACATGAGTCTGCCAGCCAATGATAGAACACCACCTAGATCAGAGAGGATGATGTCAAATGGTAGGATGGAAGGTTCTAAGGATACCCTGTGTGGCGCTGAGAGGAGAAAAACACCACCTCCGGTGAAGAGGACTATGTTTCATAGAAATCGACTGGATGCTTCGCATAATCATCTTCAGGATAAAACAGAATGTCTGCAAAGTACTGATAGGACAACAGCACTCCCAGCTGAGAGGACAGTGCCATGTACTAATGGCATGGAAAATACTCATGGTTACCCTCCTCAGAATAACAGAGACTCCCTTCAACCAAAGAGTGGATTCCTAGATGATAATCTCCATTGCCCCCCTACAAGGAAGAAGACAAATCAACAAGAAAAAATTAACAGTCCCCCAAAAGCACTAATGAATGCACAGCATCAAGGTGGTCTACGAAGCCCATCATCAGAGAAGAATGATCCAAAAGATGATTTTCACACTTCAATGTTTGGAATAAAACCACTGTTGCCAGCAAGGGAACTGATAAACCAGGATGTCTGCATCTCTGCACCAGCTGAGAGAAGATCTATGGTAGAAGGTTGCTGTAGCCTGAGGACTTTGGGGGCCTCAAAACGAGGTTCTTTTGCATTGCATGAGAGATCAGAATCCTCT CATGATACTGGGGAGCTTAAAAAGTCATCTATCAGGGAATTGCTTCCTACCATGGGAGAAAATGGTGCTGAATCTCAGCTTTCTCAGTCATCTGAGGAACAAGATGCTGCAAGCTTGGAAGAAGATTTGCCCATCAGTAAAG GTTGCAGGCCAACAGATAAATGGTCTCCAGGTAGGCCTGAAAAACCACCAGCCATGATTCGTGCAAATAAGAGACCTCGTGACCAGGAAGGAATTAAAATCTGCGAAATCGGCACCACCTCAACACCCCTGAGAG GGactgaagagaaaaataatgggGTCCAGGGACCTTCTGACCAAAACTATGAAGATGGCTTGGAGAG GACTGTTGCTCTTTTTGCTCTATCTTTAGAGAGATTTAAATCCAGAGTGAAGTCACAGACAAGCAAGAAATGCTCTCAGATCCTGGCATCTGTTGCTGAGCGGATACAGTTGCAACTACAGAATGTTGAGTCTCAGATTCTGGCAGACGT AGGGAAGTTCACAAGCCTTGGCAAGTCTAAGAGGAAACGCCTGGAAACAAGATTTGAAG AGCAACAAGAAAGACTGAAGGTAATACAGGACAAGTTCAAGGAAGAGGTTAACCAGCATCTCCAGGACTCAAAGAGCACACTTGAAGAGCTGGAAGCCTACAAGATGGACTTAAAAGGAGCTGCAGCAAAACAAA AGGCATCACATCGAAAGCTTCTCCTGCAAGTGGAAGAGTCAATAGAGGCCCAACTTGGTGAGGTTGAGAGGAGAATCACTACAATCCACAAG GTGGCGAGGGATAAGATGCTCGAACTGAAGCATGTGATTAATGAGAGTTCGAAAGGTGTTCTCAATTGA